The Candidatus Nomurabacteria bacterium DNA window CGATCGCGGGAAATAACTGTACCACAACTCCGGCACTTTTTCGTGCCATACTTTTTTACACTCGAAGACTTTTTCTTAGTCTGGCATGAGTAGCACAGTGTATACGTTCCTGTTGTTTTTGTTCCACAGCGGCTGCATTTAGGCATACTTACTACGCCCCCAAAAACTTCAGCGCCTCGTAGACAAAGAAAACGGGCCAGATAATCGCTTTTAACAAACCGAGTACGCCAATCCAAAATGAAGTCGCTACCGAGATATAGTAGATAGCGGCACCGATCAGACCGAGACCATAGAAAGCCCCACTACTCCCTGCATTTGCCTTATTCATATAACTCCTTAACTAATTATGTTTACAGGACAAATTATACCACTTCGCGACGAACATAAAATAGACAACAAAGGGATACAGTCGCCGGAAACAAATATACCAAATCAAACCACCCTATTTGATCAGTGATAGTCAAAAAAATATTCAACAACATGAGTAGAGCAAGCATCCAGTAGGCCCACTTCTTTTTCAATCGTAATTGCCAAGTAAGTAAGAAGAGCGCAAAAGCATTTACTAACGCAAAGCTAGAATAAAAGAAGCGGTAATCTGAGTCGCGAAATAACCAAAACAACGCAAAGCATACCCAGAAGGCCGCAATGCTATAGAGTAGTCGAATGGTAAAAGTGAAATAATTTATAGTCGAAGCATATTATTGATAAGTGGAAAGGAAAAGCCGCCGGTAAAGACCAACGGCTAGATGAAATCTAGGCCGCTCGTTGCTCAGTCCTCAGGATAGCAGAAGCACGACGATACGCTTTGTCTCGCACCGCCTTTGGTACATCCTGCTCTCTTAAGGCACCTTGAATCGAGCCTAGCTGCACCTCATTCCCCTTACGATAAAAGGTGAGCACAAAGCCTTCAGCGCCTATTTCCACTCGACCATGTAGACGATCAACCTCCAGCACCTCGGTCTCTGCATCTTGTTCACCCATATGAGCCTCCTGGTCGGGAAAAAGCTCTTCTTGGATTGGTCGCATGTGTCTTTCACGCATATATATATTGTACGCCTCAAGCAGGAAAAGTAAAAGTAGTCTTGACGAGCCCAAGGCTCGGGGTTTATTATAGCGACACTTCTCAAGCCGACAGAGAAGTTGTCTCAGAATCCGTTTTGTCGGCACTCTCGCGTGAATGTTTCGCGGTTCATCGAGAGCGTAGAACGGCGATAGGCTGATGGGACCGATCCCACTCAAAAGCCGAAAAAAAACGGGATCCTGCCCCAGGCATCAATACTTGTCGCCCGAATTCCAATCGGGAAACATAGATGCGCTGGGGCTCCATTTTTTTATAGATACCTAAAAGCCAGGAGCTGCCCTCTCCTGGCCTTTGAGGCTGAAAGGAGGAATGAGCCTAATTATCTATTTCAAAATCCCAGAGTGCTTGTACCTGCGACGCGCTTAGGCCGGTGCGTGTCGCAATCTCTTGAGCCAAACTTGAGGTGCTGGTATTTGCAGAGGTCCACTCATAGCGCTGTGTATCACCACGGCGGGCTTTAATTTCTGTGCCATCTTCACGTACCCGGACTTCTATTTCCCATTGGGCTTCTTCTTCATCGCCGTGATCCTCTGAATCGTTTGAATTACTATTACTGTTATGTGAATTGGTATCATCATTCACATTTCCTTCATGAGAGTTGGTTGCATCTACATGCGTATTCTTATTATCATTTCCATGATCATCATTGGTGTCAGAATGGTCATCACTGCTATTGGCATTTTGCAGATCTACACCATCATACTCAATTTTGATAGCTGCCCGAACTTGGGCTTCGCTTAAGCCTAAACGGTCGGTAACTGCTTTAATAATTTCTTCACGATCAGTCGTAGTCAGGGTAAACTCACTGTGCTGATTTGCTACTTCAGCCTGAACAAAGGCTTGTGCACCAGCTACGTGCACTTCAATTTCAATTCGCTGAAGACTATGACTGTTTTGTGCGTCTTCAATCTCACGCAGTTTTACTTCAACGTTACTTAGCGTCGCTGCAGCATGCTCATTTTCTTTGGCTTCTAATTCATCGCGCACTTCAGCTACGGTTTGTTGCGCATTTTGCAGAGCGGAATTTACATGATCAGCAGCATCTCGAGCTAGTTGCTCCTTTTGCTCTTGCTCTAACTCAGCTAGCTCTTTTGCTCGCTCAGCTGCAATCTCAGCCTGGATGCGGAGTCGCGCCTCAGCTGAGGTGGCTAAATTTAAACGGACTTGCTCGACGGCTTGATCAATACCAAAGAGCCAATCTCCTGGCTTGGCATTATTCGCTGCGAGGACAGTGCCGGTGCCGCTGCCTAATAACACGATAGCGATAAGGATGCTTGCAATCATATTTTTGTGATTAAGGAAAAAACCTGATCGCTGCTTATATCGATCAGCTTCCGGGACTGTTACGCTCGATGCAGCCATACGCAAACGAGCCTCAATACGTTCACGGGCAGCCGGAGATAAAGACTGAGAATGAGACATCTTTAACAGCTTGATAATTTCTTTTGATGAAAAATGTTTCGACATATATTTACGAATAAGAGAGTTGTTCCATTTCCTTGCGTAAGGCTTGCAAAGCCCTATGTTTCAATACGCGCACATTGAGAGCACTGATCTGCATTACTTTTGCCACTTCACTTATACTTAGATCCTCTCGATAAAGCATATGGAGCAGAGTTGCGTAGCGTTCAGGAAGGCGGGTTAAGGCTGATTCCATTTCCCGCTCCATTATTACATCTGGCATCTCATCCGGATCACTTGATAAAGTATGACTCACGCTCTCAATATCAACCTGGGTGCGTTGGCCACGATAATGATCAATCAAGCGGAAACGGGCAATTTGAAAAAGCCAGGTAGAGAATTTTGCATGTTTCTGCTCCTTATATCGGGGCAATGAGCGAATCATTTCAAGAAAAACAGTTTGGGTTAAATCCTCAGCTGTTTCCTGACTACTGACCCGCATAAGCAAGAAACGGAACACCCGGTCTCCGAAAAGGTGGAAAAGTTCGGCCACCCCTTCTTGATCCCCTTGTTGCGCTCTGGCGACGATTTCCTGTACTTGGCTTTCGTGTTGCATAGCGTATATTAGTATATCGGAAATAGGATTATTTTGTTACATCTACCAAGAAATGCTATTACTTGACATTTTTTCATATCTAGTCTAGTATATGCACTCGATGTTCATTAGAAATGAGAGAGAGGCGGGATGAGATAGGTGTCCCCCCAGACACCTCGCTACCTTCATACAGCGGTAGTTGCATCATCCCACTGCCCGAAGCGGCTCCCCACCCTTGTTACTACTTGTACTGGCTTCATCCCTAAGGATCCCCCGCCAGTCTGGTGCTGACATGTTCGGCGTCATATCCTTATGGTCTATTGGCTGCAAAGCTGATCACCTTTTGTGATGATGACTCACCGATGCTTCGGCTCAGATGCCTCTCTCTCCACCTACGCCTGCGCACCTGAGCACTCCCCCAGGCTCACTGCGCATGTGCCCCCGTCGTGTCGTTGTACCGACGGGGGTGCTTTTTTATAAAAAGAAATCCCCAGGCCGATTGGTCTGGGGATGAGAACTAGAACTGTTGTGCTGAACGCATCCGATGAAGCGTGCTACACACCAGTCCAATACCAGAGCGACGCTCTACACAGAACTGATACACCCGTTGCGCCGCCATGAGCTTTTCATAGAGCGCCTGACCATGCTTAGTGGCTAGTTCGTTTCGCATCTCCCGGTCTAGACCTTGGTAATACGAACCAAGCAGCAGATAGCGCACTAGAAGCCACCCCAGTAACCCGGAGCTGAGCAGCATCGCTGTTAAAGCACCGGGCAGAGTCAGATACCCGAGCAAATCCTCCAGTCTTGCCCAGTAGTACACTGCAACAAGCTCAAATAGCAGAAACGCTAGCGTGGCTATAGTTGACCCTATCCGGATAAACAGGCGCCACCTTTTCACTCTCTCGCACAACTCTAGAATCTCTTCTTCTTGAACACTGAGTTGCGCGTAGAGGAAATTCGACATATGCACCTCCCTCTTGCATACCCAAAAGCAGTCTACACCCGCTGCACTGCAGGTCAAGCATTCAGGTTAAGGCCGGAGAGTACCGGAAAACATTTGCCAGGCTAGAGCTGATTTCGCCACCAGGGACAAAATCATATAGGCCTTTTCACCGTAGAGATAGTCCTGCCATTTCCCTATCTTCTTATACTGCAGGACCATGTTAATCGCGAAGATGTTAAAGGTGACAAAGATGGTGGCCACAATGAAATAAACAAAGGTAGGAATCTCCACTCCGGTCGACTGTACCGCGCCAATGAAGAAAGCAACAATGACCAGCCAGGGAATTAAGCCAGCCAAAACTCCTATCCAGTACGAAAGCCAATTCGTATGCTTGGTCGTCTGATTATGTACTTCCATCATCAAGCCCATGAGATTCATAATCGCATTCAAGGCAAACAGCGAAATGAGTAGCCAAAGATCGTACACACCACAAAGCATGGCAATAACTACAATCATAACTGACGAGGATAAGGCATACTCAGCCCAACGCAGCTTGTTGATGCCCTTTTTCAAATTCTCCTCATACCATTCCCGCAAAGGTCCGGCTAGAAGGAAATGCGCAAAAGCAGAAAGGAAGAGAAAGACCGCTACGGTGGGGCCTAAGCGTAAGTCAAACAAATGCTCAGGAAGTGGAGCTACACCAAAAACTGGATTATTTGGATCGATTTTCAGGTATGAAGTAACAACTGGTAAAGATGAATTATTGCTTATCAAAACCATAATGACGCCTTGCACGAAGTGAAGGGCGGCCATTGACCAATTCCAGACTTGTAGTTTTTTTAACTGCTCTTTTTGACTACGCATTTTCATACCCCCCCCTTTTTTTCTTTACTTAAACCGTTTGCCTAGCCACGCGCCAATCCAAACGGCAAAAAGAATAATACCAAAAAGAATAAGTTGCCACAACCATTGTTCGCTTTCACGCCATAGCATTAGTAGCACGAATAGTGCAGCTGGTACTAGCCAAATACCCGTCCACGCTTTCCAAAGTGATGGAAACGCAAAAGTAAAGCCAGCGCTAAAAAGCAAGTACACTGCAAAAATTATTGCTCCAGCAACTATGTAATCATTTATCCCGGCGCTATCAGAAAAAAGCACATTCAGGACGAGAAAAAATCCAAAGAGGCAGCTAAGTAGACAGGCAAGGATAATCAAAAACGTACGCATATACTAAAGTATATCACTTGCCTCGGTCTTTGCGTAGTACTTACTTAGGCTCTGCTACTGGATCTGTAAGCGACGCTCCTGCTGCTGCCATCTCTTCGTGTTCAGCGTCTCTAGGTAAGAAGAAGGATGCAATGAGGGTGAGTAAGGTAAAAGCAGCTGCGTAATTCATCACATCTTTGTTTGAATCAACGATTGCCTCGTACTGTAGACGGGATAACTGCGGCAGCAGTTCAGCTGGGATGTTAGAGGTATCACCCGGTTCAGCGTTACCGAAAGTACGAGCCTGCTCCTCAATCGCTTCAATCAACTGAGGCTTCATTGCCTCAGGGATATTTACCAAGTCCTGGACGCCTGTTTCAACATGAGAGAGTAAGGAGCTTAAGAGAATCGTCCCAATAATAGCCGTACCAAGTGCCTGGCCCACAGTACGGAAGGTGGTATTTAAACCTGACGCTTGGCCAGAAAACTGCAGTGGAATAGTGGCTAAAGTAAGATTGGTAATCTGGGACATGATTAATCCAAAACCAAAGCCATACAAGGCAAGACCGGGAATCAAATCCCATTGACTCATATCAACTGAGAACTCGCTCTTGAGCACAAAAGCACTGATGAAAGAGATGAGAATGCCGAGCTGAATAATGTAGCGAGCGTGGAAGCGACCAGTGAAACGTGAGAAAAGCCCAGCGGCGATAAACAAG harbors:
- a CDS encoding RNA polymerase sigma factor; the protein is MQHESQVQEIVARAQQGDQEGVAELFHLFGDRVFRFLLMRVSSQETAEDLTQTVFLEMIRSLPRYKEQKHAKFSTWLFQIARFRLIDHYRGQRTQVDIESVSHTLSSDPDEMPDVIMEREMESALTRLPERYATLLHMLYREDLSISEVAKVMQISALNVRVLKHRALQALRKEMEQLSYS
- the heR gene encoding heliorhodopsin HeR; its protein translation is MKMRSQKEQLKKLQVWNWSMAALHFVQGVIMVLISNNSSLPVVTSYLKIDPNNPVFGVAPLPEHLFDLRLGPTVAVFLFLSAFAHFLLAGPLREWYEENLKKGINKLRWAEYALSSSVMIVVIAMLCGVYDLWLLISLFALNAIMNLMGLMMEVHNQTTKHTNWLSYWIGVLAGLIPWLVIVAFFIGAVQSTGVEIPTFVYFIVATIFVTFNIFAINMVLQYKKIGKWQDYLYGEKAYMILSLVAKSALAWQMFSGTLRP